A single window of Alphaproteobacteria bacterium DNA harbors:
- a CDS encoding VOC family protein encodes MTETATAIDHDARRAGLVAKYRPTNQPAGAARVGTGGVDHLALICSDVGQTIEFYTQVLGMTLNKIVPNRDEPSSTHIFLDMGGGNFLAFFDFPKKGPAKTQRGVGSMHHLALKATPAQYAHAVKTVRARGIEHDIHGSETKGALYFRDPDGILLEVTTGY; translated from the coding sequence ATGACCGAGACCGCCACTGCCATTGACCACGACGCCCGGCGGGCCGGGCTGGTCGCGAAATACCGCCCCACCAACCAGCCGGCGGGCGCGGCCCGGGTCGGCACGGGCGGCGTCGATCACCTGGCACTGATATGCTCCGACGTCGGGCAGACGATCGAGTTCTACACCCAGGTTCTGGGCATGACCCTGAACAAGATCGTTCCGAACCGCGACGAGCCCAGCTCGACCCACATTTTCCTCGACATGGGCGGCGGCAATTTCCTCGCCTTTTTCGATTTCCCGAAAAAGGGGCCGGCCAAGACCCAGCGCGGCGTCGGCAGCATGCATCACCTGGCGTTGAAGGCGACGCCCGCACAATATGCGCACGCGGTCAAAACCGTGCGCGCGCGGGGTATCGAGCACGATATCCACGGCAGCGAGACCAAGGGCGCCCTCTATTTCCGCGACCCGGACGGCATCCTGCTGGAAGTCACCACCGGCTACTGA
- the mce gene encoding methylmalonyl-CoA epimerase, translating to MLGRLNHVAIVVPDLAAAAETYRATLGATVSAPETLPEHGVTVVFVELPNTKIELLEPYGEGSPVAGFLQKSPSGGMHHVCYEVDDIIAARDKLKGEGARVLGDGEPKIGAHGKPVLFLHPKDFCGTLVELEQA from the coding sequence ATGCTTGGCCGTCTCAACCATGTTGCCATCGTCGTTCCCGATCTGGCCGCCGCGGCCGAGACCTACCGCGCCACCCTGGGCGCCACGGTGTCGGCGCCGGAAACCCTGCCGGAGCACGGCGTCACCGTCGTGTTCGTGGAACTGCCGAACACCAAGATCGAACTGCTGGAGCCCTATGGCGAGGGCTCGCCCGTTGCCGGCTTCCTGCAGAAGTCGCCGTCCGGCGGCATGCATCATGTCTGTTACGAGGTGGACGACATCATCGCCGCCCGCGACAAGCTGAAAGGCGAGGGCGCGCGGGTGCTGGGTGACGGCGAGCCGAAAATCGGCGCGCACGGCAAGCCGGTGCTGTTCCTGCACCCGAAGGATTTCTGCGGCACGCTGGTCGAACTCGAACAGGCCTGA
- a CDS encoding DUF1467 family protein — MNIVTGIAAFIIIWWVVLFAVLPFGVQQNKSPALGEDHGAPVRHRMWIKAGVTTVIAAVLWGGLYLAQEWNVFSFRDISGGYTSMDKPAAK; from the coding sequence ATGAATATCGTCACGGGAATCGCGGCCTTTATCATCATCTGGTGGGTGGTGCTGTTCGCGGTCCTGCCGTTCGGCGTGCAGCAGAACAAATCCCCGGCTCTGGGTGAGGATCACGGCGCGCCGGTGCGCCACCGCATGTGGATCAAGGCGGGGGTGACGACGGTGATCGCGGCCGTGCTCTGGGGCGGGCTGTATCTCGCCCAGGAATGGAACGTGTTTTCGTTCCGGGATATCTCCGGCGGCTACACGTCGATGGACAAACCGGCGGCAAAATAA